A single window of Dermacentor albipictus isolate Rhodes 1998 colony chromosome 1, USDA_Dalb.pri_finalv2, whole genome shotgun sequence DNA harbors:
- the fal gene encoding deoxynucleoside triphosphate triphosphohydrolase SAMHD1 — protein MGNTDGGESRARSDADAETVTADLRADMLPARKVFWDPVHGQIFLHPVSIAVIDTPEFQRLRHIRQLGHVAYLYPGASNSRFEHSLGTAHLARVLGSHLRECQPELNLSDKELLCLELAGLCHDLGHGPFSHFWEHFYSRGARDRGLKPRWTHEAMSCKILAHLIAANGLERTFGAWEAKWPGQGLTADDVKLVQGLILGDTNGVEPSRWFLFQVVNNRDSGLDVDKWDYYLRDCHAVGLACGFQFQRLVGSARVIEHEGFTRIAFRDKELSNVYEMFRMRSTLHYNVYHHHMISVFEAMICDALQLADEKVASPSGGGRLRLWWTTHEAGQPDASRQQVEAFVALTDAWVELSVRRADAKQQPEVLRAQQLWKALETRSCRPCPLYRFLGSVPKSDDGGVSSSEETLREAIMAALPQDVKPKAEDLVVNLVNIHWGCGQEDPVKKVLFFRKAEPRRALHAEQLRDQSPVLPSRFQDARWHVLLRAPAKPGLDEHVERCLKALQCQE, from the coding sequence ATGGGCAACACGGACGGCGGTGAAAGCCGCGCTCGCTCCGACGCGGATGCGGAGACGGTGACGGCAGATCTCCGCGCCGACATGCTGCCTGCGCGGAAGGTGTTCTGGGATCCCGTGCACGGCCAAATCTTCTTACATCCGGTGTCCATAGCCGTGATCGACACACCCGAGTTCCAGCGACTGCGGCACATTCGCCAGCTGGGGCACGTAGCCTACCTTTACCCGGGCGCCTCAAACAGTCGCTTTGAGCACAGCCTCGGCACGGCTCATCTAGCGCGAGTGTTGGGCTCGCATCTACGTGAATGTCAGCCTGAGCTAAATCTGAGCGACAAGGAATTGCTTTGCCTCGAATTGGCCGGCCTGTGCCACGATCTCGGACACGGCCCATTCTCGCACTTCTGGGAGCACTTCTACAGCCGCGGCGCCCGGGACAGGGGCCTGAAACCTCGTTGGACCCACGAGGCAATGTCGTGCAAGATTCTCGCGCACTTGATCGCTGCGAACGGACTGGAGCGGACGTTCGGCGCATGGGAGGCGAAATGGCCCGGCCAAGGCCTGACAGCAGACGACGTCAAGCTGGTGCAGGGACTCATATTGGGCGACACGAACGGCGTCGAACCCTCCCGATGGTTCCTTTTTCAAGTGGTCAACAACCGCGATTCCGGATTGGACGTGGACAAGTGGGACTACTACCTGCGTGACTGCCACGCCGTCGGTCTGGCTTGCGGCTTCCAGTTCCAGCGGCTCGTTGGTAGCGCACGCGTCATCGAGCACGAGGGCTTCACGCGCATAGCGTTCCGCGACAAGGAGCTCAGCAACGTGTACGAGATGTTCCGCATGCGCAGCACTTTGCACTACAACGTTTACCACCACCACATGATCAGCGTATTCGAGGCCATGATCTGCGACGCACTGCAGCTGGCAGACGAAAAGGTGGCTTCACCTAGCGGCGGCGGTCGTCTGCGGCTGTGGTGGACGACGCACGAGGCCGGACAGCCGGACGCCAGCCGGCAGCAGGTCGAGGCCTTCGTCGCGCTCACCGACGCCTGGGTCGAGCTCTCCGTGCGCCGAGCCGACGCCAAGCAGCAGCCCGAGGTGCTGCGCGCGCAGCAGCTATGGAAGGCGCTCGAGACCCGATCGTGCAGACCCTGTCCGCTGTACCGCTTCCTGGGCAGCGTCCCCAAGAGCGACGACGGAGGGGTCAGCAGCAGCGAGGAGACGCTGCGCGAGGCCATAATGGCCGCGCTCCCGCAGGACGTCAAGCCCAAGGCGGAAGACCTCGTCGTGAATCTGGTCAACATCCACTGGGGCTGTGGCCAGGAGGATCCGGTGAAGAAGGTGCTCTTCTTCCGCAAGGCAGAGCCCCGCCGAGCGCTGCACGCGGAACAACTGCGGGATCAGTCGCCAGTCCTTCCGTCCCGTTTCCAAGACGCGCGCTGGCACGTGCTGCTTCGAGCACCGGCAAAGCCGGGCTTGGACGAGCACGTCGAGCGCTGCCTCAAAGCGCTCCAGTGCCAGGAGTAA